A single Lactuca sativa cultivar Salinas chromosome 8, Lsat_Salinas_v11, whole genome shotgun sequence DNA region contains:
- the LOC111897873 gene encoding putative E3 ubiquitin-protein ligase RF298 isoform X1 — MDFEDKVMESMKAKLVMTKEEVEAFLTDPDCDTTGVRGLIKLVSETLNLCIQNAITKITKKGYTKEAAENAILRCGPLTPFYCSEGVESNIAECALLSLKSNNKKYNDSADYTFQELNELVDFTVLEMVATLRDSKPNLSVSEAIWCLLMCDLNVSKASVMERDLQQMGTSAEPEIESGSKSEPKNQETIASNVKRPPSQSSKSGKKTDDICTCRNWCAVATHKRDATLRGKAALLVEKPYKGRRIRKGLKKQVFSLKELSLVNKKSPSSSSSSSSSSSEQNKNTSLALKETEEKPKGTPKSEQPKTLDYYLKNIPCDEKGEYVPRDDKDILRLEAVAQIEALQKELQGWDDWATSKVMEVTKRLNQNRSEVNMLKAEMKDNEAMDENTAKRLLETTLTLNTTNSELNVANSTIVKLKTEQSVIKEEMERERNRSIFQAKRLEQALIKEEEARKKSQSAFGSEKTSLEEELKVLKRQVGQKQQELEKAKCLLSETLIRVAKEERETAKVVNKAECIKNERERIEALAMAEYEIMKGKAEEEFKKNETEKKRIEYEISALKLEAESKRIAEMYMSMNMNMDSSKGLEGFRNMSKKKKKKKKMKKKKKDRECVMCLNEEMSVVFVPCGHQVLCKACNVKHEERMNECPSCRTPIQKRINARFAKS; from the exons ATTTTGAAGACAAAGTCATGGAGTCAATGAAGGCTAAACTCGTTATGACCAAGGAGGAAGTCGAAGCATTCTTGACTGATCCTGACTGCGATACTACAGGTGTTAGAGGTCTCATAAAACTTGTGTCTGAAACCTTAAACCTATGCATTCAAAATGCTATCACAAAGATTACTAAAAAAGGGTACACCAAGGAAGCTGCTGAGAATGCGATTTTAAGATGTGGTCCTTTGACTCCTTTCTATTGCTCCGAAGGCGTGGAGTCAAACATTGCTGAATGTGCTTTACTTTCTCTTAAAAGTAACAACAAGAAATACAATGATTCAGCGGATTATACATTTCAAGAATTAAACGAATTGGTGGATTTCACGGTTTTGGAGATGGTGGCTACGCTTAGAGATAGCAAACCAAATCTATCTGTTAGTGAAGCAATTTGGTGTCTTTTGATGTGCGATTTGAATGTGTCTAAAGCAAGTGTTATGGAAAGAGACCTTCAACAAATGGGTACATCTGCAGAACCCGAAATTGAATCCGGGTCTAAATCTGAACCTAAAAATCAAGAAACCATAGCCTCAAATGTTAAAAGACCACCCTCTCAAAGCTCAAAATCTGGGAAAAAAACGGATGACATATGCACTTGTAGAAACTGGTGCGCAGTGGCTACACACAAACGAGACGCTACCCTTCGAGGGAAGGCTGCTTTACTTGTAGAAAAGCCATATAAGGGACGACGTATTAGAAAAGGCTTGAAGAAGCAAGTTTTTAGCTTGAAAGAATTGTCATTGGTCAACAAAAAAtcaccatcttcttcttcttcttcttcttcttcttcttctgaacaAAACAAGAACACATCTTTGGCATTAAAAGAAACCGAAGAGAAACCAAAAGGAACACCGAAGTCTGAACAACCGAAAACCCTAGATTACTATTTGAAAAACATTCCATGTGATGAAAAGGGTGAGTATGTGCCTCGAGATGACAAGGATATACTGAGATTAGAGGCAGTTGCTCAAATTGAGGCGTTGCAGAAAGAGCTTCAAGGCTGGGATGATTGGGCGACCTCGAAGGTTATGGAGGTCACCAAGCGGCTGAACCAGAATCGATCGGAGGTCAATATGTTGAAAGCGGAAATGAAAGATAATGAAGCCATGGATGAGAATACAGCTAAGAGACTATTGGAAACGACGCTTACTCTGAATACTACAAATAGCGAGCTTAATGTGGCTAATTCCACCATTGTTAAGCTCAAGACTGAACAATCTGTTATCAAAGAGGAGATGGAAAGGGAAAGAAATCGAAGCATCTTTCAAGCTAAAAGATTGGAACAAGCGCTGATCAAAGAGGAGGAAGCTCGGAAAAAGTCTCAGTCGGCTTTTGGGTCTGAAAAGACTTCATTGGAAGAAGAGCTTAAAGTGTTAAAACGTCAGGTGGGTCAAAAGCAACAGGAACTAGAAAAGGCCAAATGTCTCCTCTCAGAAACCCtg ATTAGGGTGGCGAAGGAGGAAAGGGAGACTGCTAAAGTTGTTAACAAGGCTGAATGTATCAAGAACGAAAGAGAACGTATTGAAGCTTTGGCTATGGCAGAATATGAGATAATGAAAGGGAAGGCAGAGGAAGAGTTTAAAAAGAATGAGACTGAAAAGAAGAGGATTGAGTATGAGATATCCGCATTAAAGTTAGAGGCTGAAAGTAAGAGGATTGCTGAAATGTATATGAGTATGAATATGAACATGGACTCTTCAAAAGGGTTAGAAGGTTTCAGAAATATGAGcaagaagaaaaaaaagaagaagaagatgaagaagaagaagaaggataggGAATGTGTGATGTGTTTGAATGAAGAGATGAGTGTTGTTTTTGTTCCTTGTGGTCATCAAGTTCTTTGTAAAGCATGCAATGTGAAGCATGAGGAGAGGATGAATGAGTGTCCCTCTTGTAGGACTCCGATCCAGAAGAGGATTAATGCTCGGTTTGCTAAATCTTGA
- the LOC111897873 gene encoding putative E3 ubiquitin-protein ligase RF298 isoform X2 — translation MESMKAKLVMTKEEVEAFLTDPDCDTTGVRGLIKLVSETLNLCIQNAITKITKKGYTKEAAENAILRCGPLTPFYCSEGVESNIAECALLSLKSNNKKYNDSADYTFQELNELVDFTVLEMVATLRDSKPNLSVSEAIWCLLMCDLNVSKASVMERDLQQMGTSAEPEIESGSKSEPKNQETIASNVKRPPSQSSKSGKKTDDICTCRNWCAVATHKRDATLRGKAALLVEKPYKGRRIRKGLKKQVFSLKELSLVNKKSPSSSSSSSSSSSEQNKNTSLALKETEEKPKGTPKSEQPKTLDYYLKNIPCDEKGEYVPRDDKDILRLEAVAQIEALQKELQGWDDWATSKVMEVTKRLNQNRSEVNMLKAEMKDNEAMDENTAKRLLETTLTLNTTNSELNVANSTIVKLKTEQSVIKEEMERERNRSIFQAKRLEQALIKEEEARKKSQSAFGSEKTSLEEELKVLKRQVGQKQQELEKAKCLLSETLIRVAKEERETAKVVNKAECIKNERERIEALAMAEYEIMKGKAEEEFKKNETEKKRIEYEISALKLEAESKRIAEMYMSMNMNMDSSKGLEGFRNMSKKKKKKKKMKKKKKDRECVMCLNEEMSVVFVPCGHQVLCKACNVKHEERMNECPSCRTPIQKRINARFAKS, via the exons ATGGAGTCAATGAAGGCTAAACTCGTTATGACCAAGGAGGAAGTCGAAGCATTCTTGACTGATCCTGACTGCGATACTACAGGTGTTAGAGGTCTCATAAAACTTGTGTCTGAAACCTTAAACCTATGCATTCAAAATGCTATCACAAAGATTACTAAAAAAGGGTACACCAAGGAAGCTGCTGAGAATGCGATTTTAAGATGTGGTCCTTTGACTCCTTTCTATTGCTCCGAAGGCGTGGAGTCAAACATTGCTGAATGTGCTTTACTTTCTCTTAAAAGTAACAACAAGAAATACAATGATTCAGCGGATTATACATTTCAAGAATTAAACGAATTGGTGGATTTCACGGTTTTGGAGATGGTGGCTACGCTTAGAGATAGCAAACCAAATCTATCTGTTAGTGAAGCAATTTGGTGTCTTTTGATGTGCGATTTGAATGTGTCTAAAGCAAGTGTTATGGAAAGAGACCTTCAACAAATGGGTACATCTGCAGAACCCGAAATTGAATCCGGGTCTAAATCTGAACCTAAAAATCAAGAAACCATAGCCTCAAATGTTAAAAGACCACCCTCTCAAAGCTCAAAATCTGGGAAAAAAACGGATGACATATGCACTTGTAGAAACTGGTGCGCAGTGGCTACACACAAACGAGACGCTACCCTTCGAGGGAAGGCTGCTTTACTTGTAGAAAAGCCATATAAGGGACGACGTATTAGAAAAGGCTTGAAGAAGCAAGTTTTTAGCTTGAAAGAATTGTCATTGGTCAACAAAAAAtcaccatcttcttcttcttcttcttcttcttcttcttctgaacaAAACAAGAACACATCTTTGGCATTAAAAGAAACCGAAGAGAAACCAAAAGGAACACCGAAGTCTGAACAACCGAAAACCCTAGATTACTATTTGAAAAACATTCCATGTGATGAAAAGGGTGAGTATGTGCCTCGAGATGACAAGGATATACTGAGATTAGAGGCAGTTGCTCAAATTGAGGCGTTGCAGAAAGAGCTTCAAGGCTGGGATGATTGGGCGACCTCGAAGGTTATGGAGGTCACCAAGCGGCTGAACCAGAATCGATCGGAGGTCAATATGTTGAAAGCGGAAATGAAAGATAATGAAGCCATGGATGAGAATACAGCTAAGAGACTATTGGAAACGACGCTTACTCTGAATACTACAAATAGCGAGCTTAATGTGGCTAATTCCACCATTGTTAAGCTCAAGACTGAACAATCTGTTATCAAAGAGGAGATGGAAAGGGAAAGAAATCGAAGCATCTTTCAAGCTAAAAGATTGGAACAAGCGCTGATCAAAGAGGAGGAAGCTCGGAAAAAGTCTCAGTCGGCTTTTGGGTCTGAAAAGACTTCATTGGAAGAAGAGCTTAAAGTGTTAAAACGTCAGGTGGGTCAAAAGCAACAGGAACTAGAAAAGGCCAAATGTCTCCTCTCAGAAACCCtg ATTAGGGTGGCGAAGGAGGAAAGGGAGACTGCTAAAGTTGTTAACAAGGCTGAATGTATCAAGAACGAAAGAGAACGTATTGAAGCTTTGGCTATGGCAGAATATGAGATAATGAAAGGGAAGGCAGAGGAAGAGTTTAAAAAGAATGAGACTGAAAAGAAGAGGATTGAGTATGAGATATCCGCATTAAAGTTAGAGGCTGAAAGTAAGAGGATTGCTGAAATGTATATGAGTATGAATATGAACATGGACTCTTCAAAAGGGTTAGAAGGTTTCAGAAATATGAGcaagaagaaaaaaaagaagaagaagatgaagaagaagaagaaggataggGAATGTGTGATGTGTTTGAATGAAGAGATGAGTGTTGTTTTTGTTCCTTGTGGTCATCAAGTTCTTTGTAAAGCATGCAATGTGAAGCATGAGGAGAGGATGAATGAGTGTCCCTCTTGTAGGACTCCGATCCAGAAGAGGATTAATGCTCGGTTTGCTAAATCTTGA